In a single window of the Acetivibrio clariflavus DSM 19732 genome:
- a CDS encoding histidine phosphatase family protein: MKTRLIFVRHAEAEGNYYRIFHGWTDSGITEKGHVQAKKVAERLKDIDIDVLYSSSLKRTIQTAQYIADIKGLPIIRTDKLKEINGGDWEGQKWDDLPNLWPEEYHTWENEPHIHRMPNGETMKEFQERLINEVMYIINNNKGKNVCIVTHGTAIRALMCHFFHLDLEHMIDIKWYDNTAVSIVDYENERFNVIVEGDASHLDLELSTIQNQKWWKDYMEKYEQKKDMEE, encoded by the coding sequence ATGAAAACCAGGCTCATTTTCGTAAGGCATGCGGAAGCTGAGGGAAATTACTACCGAATTTTTCACGGCTGGACCGATTCGGGTATTACTGAAAAGGGGCATGTTCAGGCAAAAAAGGTTGCGGAAAGGTTAAAAGATATAGATATAGATGTTCTTTATTCCAGCAGTTTAAAGAGGACAATTCAAACAGCTCAGTACATTGCAGATATAAAGGGACTGCCCATCATTCGCACCGATAAGCTGAAAGAAATTAACGGTGGAGATTGGGAAGGTCAAAAGTGGGATGATTTGCCGAATTTGTGGCCGGAAGAGTATCATACCTGGGAAAATGAACCTCATATTCACAGAATGCCGAATGGGGAAACAATGAAAGAGTTTCAGGAAAGGCTTATAAATGAGGTAATGTATATTATAAACAACAACAAAGGCAAAAACGTGTGCATAGTAACCCATGGCACTGCTATACGAGCTCTTATGTGTCATTTTTTCCATCTTGATTTGGAACATATGATTGATATAAAATGGTATGATAATACTGCAGTTTCAATAGTTGACTATGAAAATGAAAGGTTTAATGTTATAGTTGAGGGCGATGCTTCCCATCTGGATTTGGAACTTAGTACTATACAAAATCAAAAATGGTGGAAGGACTATATGGAAAAGTATGAACAGAAAAAGGATATGGAGGAGTGA
- a CDS encoding dihydroorotate dehydrogenase has product MSDNMPRMEVNIGGLKLSNPVIAASGTFGFGREFSLYTDLNKIGGISVKGLTLEPRQGNRPPRIAETPAGILNSVGLQNPGVRAFIKDEIPFLRKFNTAIIANIAGNTLEDYCEMADILSHEDIDAIELNVSCPNVKKGCMSFGNTVSGITEITREVRKHCSKPLIVKLTPNVTDIKEIAEACEAEGADAISLINTLYGMAIDIHKRRPILANNFGGLSGPAVKPIAVRMVYEVSQVVKIPVIGMGGITTGDDAIEFMLAGASAVMVGTANFVNPNACVDVLEGIQNYLRIYGIKDVNDIIGMLELN; this is encoded by the coding sequence ATGAGTGATAATATGCCCAGAATGGAAGTGAATATTGGCGGGTTGAAACTTTCCAATCCTGTTATTGCAGCATCGGGTACTTTCGGGTTCGGAAGGGAATTTAGCCTGTACACCGATTTAAATAAAATTGGGGGAATTTCGGTCAAAGGACTTACTTTAGAGCCCAGACAGGGAAACAGACCGCCCAGAATTGCCGAAACACCGGCGGGTATTTTAAACAGTGTCGGACTTCAGAATCCGGGGGTAAGAGCTTTCATAAAAGATGAGATTCCTTTTTTGAGAAAATTCAATACAGCTATTATTGCAAATATTGCCGGAAATACTCTTGAAGATTATTGTGAAATGGCAGATATTTTGTCTCATGAGGATATTGATGCTATAGAGCTCAATGTATCCTGCCCCAATGTAAAAAAAGGATGTATGTCCTTTGGAAATACTGTTTCCGGAATAACAGAGATAACCAGGGAAGTTAGAAAACACTGCAGCAAACCTTTAATTGTGAAACTTACACCAAATGTTACCGATATAAAGGAGATAGCGGAAGCATGCGAAGCAGAAGGTGCCGATGCAATATCCCTGATAAATACTTTGTATGGAATGGCAATAGATATCCACAAAAGGCGTCCGATTTTAGCCAACAACTTCGGTGGATTGTCAGGACCTGCAGTTAAACCCATTGCAGTTAGAATGGTATATGAAGTTTCCCAGGTCGTTAAGATACCTGTTATAGGAATGGGCGGTATAACTACCGGTGACGATGCAATTGAGTTTATGCTGGCTGGGGCAAGTGCAGTAATGGTAGGTACGGCCAATTTTGTGAATCCAAATGCCTGTGTTGATGTTTTGGAAGGAATACAAAATTATTTAAGAATATATGGAATAAAGGATGTTAATGATATAATAGGAATGTTAGAGTTAAACTAA
- a CDS encoding dihydroorotate dehydrogenase electron transfer subunit: MSKVLREQIEKTEQLAKGIYRMTIKSEYVSENAKPGQFVNVKCSEGINALLRRPISICKVDKDRATFDIVFQIKGIGTEYLSQKNTGSEIDIIAPLGTPFHLDDGYRKIAVVGGGIGIFPLLYTLREIKGAEKRAYIGFRNKDFAVLVDEFESNCNVLNISTDDGSMGYKGLVTDILEDDLKSCSFDIIYTCGPTPMLKKVVEIAKKNNIKCQVSMEQRMGCGIGACLVCACKTKKEDGWEYRHVCKDGPVFWSDEVIFDE, encoded by the coding sequence ATGTCTAAAGTTTTACGAGAACAGATTGAAAAAACTGAACAGTTGGCAAAAGGCATTTACAGGATGACAATTAAGTCGGAATATGTATCTGAAAATGCCAAGCCCGGACAATTTGTGAATGTAAAATGCAGTGAAGGTATAAATGCTTTGCTCAGAAGACCCATTAGCATATGCAAAGTGGATAAGGACAGGGCAACTTTCGATATCGTATTTCAGATAAAGGGAATAGGAACGGAATATCTTTCTCAAAAAAATACCGGAAGTGAAATTGATATAATAGCACCTTTAGGCACTCCCTTTCACCTTGACGACGGGTACAGGAAAATTGCAGTGGTTGGAGGGGGAATAGGTATATTCCCTCTTCTATATACCTTAAGAGAGATAAAGGGTGCTGAAAAAAGGGCGTATATTGGATTTAGGAATAAGGATTTTGCGGTACTGGTGGATGAATTTGAGTCTAACTGCAACGTGCTCAATATTTCCACTGATGACGGAAGCATGGGATATAAGGGACTGGTTACCGATATACTGGAAGATGATCTGAAAAGCTGCAGTTTTGATATAATATACACCTGTGGGCCTACCCCCATGCTGAAGAAAGTCGTTGAAATTGCAAAGAAAAATAATATAAAATGTCAGGTATCAATGGAGCAGAGGATGGGATGCGGCATCGGAGCGTGCCTGGTTTGTGCCTGTAAAACCAAAAAAGAAGATGGATGGGAGTATCGTCATGTATGTAAGGATGGCCCTGTATTCTGGAGTGATGAGGTGATTTTTGATGAGTGA
- the carB gene encoding carbamoyl-phosphate synthase large subunit produces the protein MPKRDDVKRVLVIGSGPIIIGQAAEFDYAGTQACRALKEENIEVILVNSNPATIMTDKNIADKVYIEPLTPEVLKKIIIKEKPDSILPTLGGQTGLNLAMELAESGFLSEHGVKLLGTATEAIKMAEDRQAFKDTMERIGEPCIASKVVNTIEDALEFAAQIGYPVVVRPAYTLGGTGGGIVYNEKELYEVGSNGLRLSRVNQVLIEKCISGWKEIEYEVMRDGKGNVITVCNMENIDPVGVHTGDSIVVAPSQTLTDKEYQMLRTAALKIISELGIQGGCNVQFALNPNSFEYAVIEVNPRVSRSSALASKATGYPIAKVATKIAVGYGLDEIQNAVTGKTFACFEPTLDYVVVKIPKWPFDKFVKAKRTLGTQMKATGEVMAISSSFEGALMKALRSLELGIFTLEQDVFKSFSDEEICNKIKDVNDERLLVLAEAIRRGITLEEINDVTKIDMFFLNKIRELVMTEEKLKTMKLEDVDKDFMKKIKKMGFPDMVIAKYLGCTIDDVKARRKDFGICATYKMVDTCAAEFEAVTPYYYSTFDETCEVKKTDKKKVLVLGSGPIRIGQGIEFDYCSVHSVWALKEAGYEAIIANNNPETVSTDFDTADRLYFEPLTPEDVENIVEKEKVDGVIVQFGGQTAIKLTKALDGMGVKIFGTQPYYIDAAEDRKKFDAVLEELGIPRPAGKTVFTLEEALEAANELKYPVLVRPSYVLGGQGMEIAFNDNDVKEFMEIITRVKQEHPILIDKYMMGKEIEVDAICDGEDILIPGIMEHLERAGVHSGDSISVYPSLTICVKLKEKIVEYTRKLAKALNVVGLINIQYVYYNNELYVIEVNPRSSRTVPYISKVTGIPMVNIATKIMMGKTLKDFKYGTGLYKESEYYAVKVPVFSFEKLHDVDTSLGPEMKSTGEVLGIAKDFHDALYKGIIGSGIKIPERSGGILMTVRDTDKTELISIAEEFEKLGYELYGTGKTANMLNTHGIATNAVKKIGEGEPNILDLIQSGKISMIINTPTRGRQPERDGFKIRRKAVEMSIPCMTSLDTAKAVLECIKLGKREKDLEVYNLSIFDV, from the coding sequence ATGCCTAAAAGAGATGATGTTAAGAGAGTTTTGGTTATTGGATCAGGTCCGATAATAATAGGCCAGGCAGCAGAGTTTGACTATGCAGGCACTCAGGCCTGCCGGGCTTTAAAAGAGGAGAATATTGAAGTTATATTGGTAAATAGCAATCCTGCTACAATTATGACAGATAAAAATATAGCGGATAAAGTATATATAGAACCGCTTACTCCGGAGGTTTTAAAAAAGATTATTATTAAAGAGAAGCCTGACAGCATACTTCCCACATTGGGAGGCCAGACAGGACTGAATTTGGCCATGGAACTAGCAGAATCGGGGTTTTTGAGTGAACATGGAGTGAAACTTCTTGGAACTGCCACTGAAGCGATTAAGATGGCAGAGGACAGACAGGCTTTTAAAGATACTATGGAGAGAATAGGAGAACCCTGTATTGCCAGTAAAGTTGTAAACACAATAGAAGATGCCCTCGAGTTTGCAGCCCAGATTGGTTACCCTGTGGTGGTAAGGCCTGCCTATACTTTAGGGGGAACAGGCGGAGGTATAGTTTACAATGAGAAAGAACTATATGAAGTGGGAAGTAATGGCTTAAGACTTTCCAGGGTTAATCAGGTCCTTATAGAAAAGTGTATTTCCGGTTGGAAGGAAATAGAGTACGAAGTAATGCGTGACGGTAAGGGAAATGTCATAACAGTATGTAATATGGAGAATATAGACCCTGTGGGAGTTCATACGGGAGACAGTATTGTTGTTGCTCCTTCCCAGACCCTTACCGACAAGGAATATCAGATGCTTCGTACAGCGGCCCTTAAGATTATTTCCGAATTGGGGATACAGGGAGGATGTAATGTTCAGTTTGCTCTAAATCCCAACAGCTTTGAATATGCAGTAATTGAAGTTAATCCAAGGGTTAGCCGTTCATCGGCATTAGCGTCGAAGGCAACAGGATATCCTATTGCAAAGGTGGCGACAAAAATTGCTGTAGGTTATGGTCTTGATGAAATTCAAAACGCTGTAACCGGAAAAACTTTTGCCTGCTTTGAACCTACTCTTGACTATGTGGTGGTAAAAATTCCGAAATGGCCTTTTGACAAATTTGTTAAGGCAAAGAGGACACTGGGAACTCAAATGAAGGCAACCGGTGAAGTTATGGCCATCAGCAGTTCCTTTGAAGGTGCTTTGATGAAGGCGCTGAGATCACTGGAACTGGGAATTTTTACCCTGGAACAGGATGTGTTTAAAAGCTTTAGCGATGAGGAAATCTGTAATAAAATCAAGGATGTAAATGATGAAAGACTTCTTGTTCTGGCAGAGGCTATAAGAAGAGGAATAACCCTTGAAGAAATAAATGATGTAACAAAGATAGATATGTTCTTCTTAAACAAGATCAGGGAATTGGTTATGACGGAAGAAAAGCTTAAGACAATGAAGCTTGAGGATGTGGACAAAGATTTTATGAAAAAGATTAAGAAGATGGGATTCCCTGATATGGTTATTGCGAAATATTTAGGATGTACCATAGATGATGTAAAAGCAAGAAGAAAAGATTTTGGAATTTGTGCAACATACAAGATGGTTGATACTTGTGCAGCAGAATTTGAAGCTGTGACTCCTTATTACTATTCCACTTTTGATGAAACCTGTGAAGTTAAAAAGACCGATAAAAAGAAAGTGCTTGTTTTAGGCTCGGGTCCCATTAGGATAGGGCAGGGTATTGAATTTGACTACTGTTCGGTCCATTCGGTATGGGCTCTCAAGGAAGCTGGTTATGAGGCAATTATTGCCAATAACAATCCCGAAACGGTAAGTACTGATTTTGATACTGCTGACAGACTTTACTTTGAGCCGCTTACTCCAGAAGACGTTGAAAACATTGTCGAAAAGGAAAAGGTTGATGGAGTTATTGTTCAATTCGGTGGACAGACGGCTATAAAGCTGACAAAAGCTTTAGATGGAATGGGAGTAAAAATCTTCGGTACACAGCCTTATTATATAGATGCTGCGGAAGACCGCAAAAAGTTTGATGCGGTTTTGGAAGAATTGGGAATACCAAGACCTGCAGGAAAAACGGTATTTACTTTGGAAGAAGCATTAGAAGCTGCAAATGAGCTTAAATATCCTGTACTGGTAAGACCCTCTTATGTTTTAGGCGGCCAGGGTATGGAGATTGCCTTCAACGATAATGATGTAAAAGAATTTATGGAAATCATTACAAGAGTAAAGCAGGAACATCCCATATTGATAGATAAGTATATGATGGGTAAAGAAATTGAAGTTGATGCCATTTGCGACGGGGAAGACATACTGATTCCGGGTATAATGGAACATTTAGAGAGAGCCGGAGTTCATTCGGGAGACAGTATATCGGTATATCCTTCCCTTACAATTTGCGTCAAGCTAAAAGAAAAGATAGTCGAATATACAAGAAAGCTTGCAAAAGCTCTGAATGTAGTGGGACTTATCAACATTCAGTATGTCTATTACAATAATGAATTGTATGTTATTGAGGTAAATCCGCGTTCTAGCCGAACTGTTCCGTATATAAGCAAGGTAACAGGAATACCTATGGTAAATATCGCAACTAAGATTATGATGGGAAAAACTCTTAAAGATTTCAAATATGGTACGGGATTATATAAAGAATCAGAATATTATGCAGTTAAAGTTCCTGTATTCTCCTTTGAAAAACTGCACGATGTAGATACAAGTTTGGGTCCTGAGATGAAATCCACGGGAGAAGTATTGGGAATTGCAAAGGATTTCCACGATGCACTGTACAAAGGAATTATCGGTTCAGGAATAAAGATTCCTGAAAGAAGCGGCGGGATTCTTATGACTGTCCGTGACACTGACAAAACAGAGCTGATATCTATTGCTGAAGAGTTTGAAAAATTAGGCTATGAACTATACGGTACGGGTAAGACCGCCAATATGCTGAATACTCACGGTATTGCTACTAATGCAGTAAAGAAGATAGGAGAAGGGGAACCTAATATACTGGATCTGATACAGTCAGGAAAAATCAGCATGATAATTAACACGCCTACAAGGGGAAGACAGCCGGAAAGAGACGGATTTAAGATTAGAAGAAAGGCAGTGGAAATGTCAATACCCTGTATGACTTCCTTAGATACTGCAAAGGCAGTACTGGAGTGTATAAAACTGGGTAAACGGGAAAAGGACCTTGAAGTTTATAATTTGAGTATTTTTGATGTATAA
- a CDS encoding carbamoyl phosphate synthase small subunit, with the protein MKAILALEDGTIFQGENFGIEGEVIGEIVFNTGMTGYQEVLTDPSYCGQVVTMTYPLIGNYGVNLDDIESSKPQVKGFIVRELCDNPSNWRSIETLNQYLKRNNIIGIQGIDTRQLTKILRDKGTMRGIISTDPEFKFEEKIDEIKAYVIKDPVMCVTTKEVIHYKGDGLRVALIDLGIKQNIIRSLLNRGCEVYVFPANARAEDILAVNPDGIMLSNGPGDPKDCVETIKTVKELMGKKPMFGICLGHQITALANNADTEKLKYGHRGCNHPVKDLEKDLTYITSQNHGYTIVESSLDKTRMEVSHRNMNDGTIEGIRYKDVPVFTVQFHPEASPGPKDTGYLFDEFVEMMNKYKM; encoded by the coding sequence ATGAAAGCAATATTGGCATTAGAAGACGGGACCATTTTCCAAGGTGAGAATTTTGGAATAGAAGGTGAAGTAATAGGGGAGATTGTTTTTAATACAGGTATGACAGGGTATCAGGAAGTACTTACAGACCCTTCTTACTGTGGACAGGTGGTTACAATGACGTATCCACTGATAGGTAACTACGGCGTTAACCTTGATGATATTGAATCGAGCAAGCCACAGGTTAAGGGATTCATTGTAAGAGAACTTTGTGATAACCCTAGTAACTGGAGGTCGATAGAGACTTTAAACCAATACCTTAAACGCAACAATATAATCGGCATACAAGGTATCGATACAAGGCAGCTTACCAAAATATTGAGAGATAAAGGTACTATGAGGGGAATTATTTCTACTGACCCTGAGTTTAAGTTTGAAGAGAAGATTGACGAAATAAAGGCCTATGTTATAAAAGATCCTGTAATGTGTGTGACAACAAAGGAAGTTATACACTATAAGGGTGACGGGCTTAGAGTTGCACTTATTGACCTTGGTATCAAACAGAATATAATAAGGTCACTGTTAAATAGGGGTTGTGAAGTTTATGTATTCCCTGCCAATGCCAGGGCTGAAGACATTTTGGCTGTGAATCCCGATGGAATCATGTTGTCCAATGGACCCGGCGATCCTAAGGACTGTGTTGAAACCATCAAAACTGTTAAGGAACTTATGGGGAAAAAGCCGATGTTTGGAATTTGCTTAGGACATCAGATTACAGCTTTGGCAAATAATGCGGATACTGAAAAGCTGAAATACGGCCACAGAGGATGCAATCATCCGGTGAAGGACCTTGAGAAGGATTTGACTTATATAACTTCACAAAATCATGGATATACCATCGTTGAATCTTCTTTGGATAAAACAAGGATGGAAGTGAGTCACCGGAATATGAATGACGGAACAATAGAAGGTATAAGATATAAAGATGTACCGGTATTTACTGTCCAGTTCCATCCGGAAGCTTCACCGGGACCGAAAGATACGGGATATCTGTTTGATGAGTTTGTTGAAATGATGAATAAGTATAAGATGTAA
- the pyrF gene encoding orotidine-5'-phosphate decarboxylase, whose translation MFIDNLIEKIKEKNNPTVVGLDPKIDYVPNFIKEEMFEKYGANLKGAAEAILKFNKILIDSLYDIIPAVKPQLAYYEMYGIEGIKVFYETCRYAKEKGLICIADGKRNDIGPTAEAYSSAFLGKTKIDENIDEAVYDVDALTVNPYLGIDGIKPFVNDCAKYGKGIFVLVKTSNKSSGQIQDLLTHEGKSIYEKVAEYVNDWGANVIGKYGYSNVGAVVGATYPNQAKILRKILKNAYILVPGYGAQGGTARDVAHSFKSDGLGAIVNASRSIMCAYKDEQWKGIYTEDRFNEASRAEALRMKEDINQAISL comes from the coding sequence ATGTTTATAGATAACTTAATCGAAAAAATAAAAGAGAAAAACAATCCTACCGTTGTTGGACTTGATCCTAAAATAGACTATGTTCCTAATTTTATAAAAGAAGAGATGTTTGAAAAATACGGGGCAAATTTAAAAGGTGCAGCAGAAGCTATATTAAAGTTTAACAAAATTTTAATAGATTCCCTTTATGATATTATTCCGGCTGTTAAGCCGCAGTTGGCATATTATGAGATGTATGGCATTGAAGGTATAAAGGTCTTTTATGAAACATGCAGATATGCAAAGGAAAAAGGTTTGATTTGTATCGCAGACGGAAAAAGAAACGACATAGGACCTACGGCAGAAGCCTATTCCTCAGCTTTTCTGGGAAAAACCAAAATTGATGAAAACATCGATGAGGCTGTTTATGACGTAGATGCTTTAACGGTGAATCCTTATCTGGGTATTGACGGAATAAAGCCTTTTGTGAATGATTGTGCCAAATATGGAAAAGGAATCTTCGTACTTGTAAAGACTTCAAATAAATCATCGGGACAAATTCAGGATCTCTTGACCCATGAAGGTAAGAGTATTTATGAAAAGGTGGCCGAATATGTAAACGATTGGGGTGCAAATGTCATAGGAAAATACGGTTACAGCAATGTTGGTGCGGTTGTAGGTGCTACATATCCCAATCAGGCCAAAATATTGAGAAAAATTTTAAAAAATGCTTATATCCTGGTCCCCGGTTATGGTGCACAGGGTGGCACAGCAAGGGATGTTGCCCATTCTTTTAAAAGTGATGGATTAGGTGCAATAGTAAATGCTTCAAGAAGTATAATGTGTGCTTATAAAGATGAACAGTGGAAAGGTATATATACTGAGGATAGATTTAATGAAGCTTCAAGAGCAGAAGCACTGAGAATGAAAGAGGATATAAACCAAGCCATTTCACTATAG
- a CDS encoding dihydroorotase, translated as MRTLIKGGRVVDAKSKINDCLDILIENGKIAEIGKDLDFVSGDIIYAEGKYVIPGLVDAHCHLRDPGFEYKEDIETGTRSAAKGGFTSIACMPNTNPVIDNQAIVKYIINKAKQDGVVNVYPIGAISKGLKGEELSEIGELKFAGAVAISDDGRPLKNSSLMKKALQYSSMFDITVISHCEDLDLADEGCMNEGYMSTVLGLKGIPSAAEEIMVARDLILAEYTKVPIHIAHVSTELSVDLIRHAKSRGVKVTCETCPHYFTLTEDACNGFNTLAKVNPPLRTKKDVEAIIEGLKDGTIDIIATDHAPHHEDEKNVEFALAANGMVGFETALPLSITYLVKPGHLTLEQLIEKMCVNPSKILGLNKGSIEIGNSADLTIIDPDEEYVVDVNKFSSKSKNSPFNGFKLQGTVYYTIVNGNVVVREKVLL; from the coding sequence TTGAGAACATTAATTAAAGGTGGTCGTGTTGTTGACGCGAAATCAAAAATAAATGACTGTCTCGATATACTGATAGAAAACGGTAAAATTGCGGAAATAGGCAAAGATTTGGATTTTGTGAGTGGTGATATAATTTATGCAGAAGGAAAATACGTAATACCGGGGCTTGTTGATGCTCATTGCCATTTGAGGGATCCGGGATTTGAATATAAGGAAGATATTGAAACGGGCACAAGAAGTGCAGCAAAAGGAGGTTTTACTTCAATTGCATGTATGCCCAATACAAATCCTGTAATAGATAATCAGGCAATTGTAAAGTACATTATCAATAAAGCAAAACAAGACGGTGTGGTAAATGTTTATCCTATAGGAGCAATATCTAAAGGGCTGAAGGGTGAAGAGCTTTCTGAAATAGGGGAATTGAAATTTGCAGGTGCAGTGGCAATTTCTGATGACGGAAGACCCCTTAAAAACTCTTCTCTTATGAAAAAAGCGCTTCAATATTCTTCTATGTTTGATATAACTGTAATTTCCCATTGTGAGGACCTCGATCTTGCAGACGAGGGATGTATGAATGAGGGGTATATGTCTACAGTTCTTGGACTTAAAGGCATTCCGTCGGCTGCTGAAGAAATAATGGTTGCAAGGGATCTTATCCTTGCTGAATATACAAAGGTTCCCATTCATATAGCTCATGTGAGCACTGAGTTGTCAGTAGACCTTATAAGGCATGCAAAGAGCCGTGGAGTAAAAGTTACCTGTGAGACCTGTCCTCACTATTTTACGCTTACAGAAGATGCTTGTAATGGTTTTAATACTCTGGCCAAGGTAAATCCTCCCTTAAGGACTAAAAAAGATGTTGAAGCCATTATTGAAGGACTTAAAGATGGAACTATCGATATTATAGCGACTGATCATGCACCTCACCATGAAGACGAAAAAAATGTTGAGTTTGCATTGGCAGCAAATGGAATGGTTGGTTTTGAGACGGCTCTTCCTCTAAGTATAACTTACCTGGTTAAACCGGGCCATCTTACATTGGAACAGTTGATTGAAAAAATGTGTGTGAATCCTTCGAAGATTTTAGGGCTTAACAAAGGTTCTATAGAAATTGGAAACAGTGCCGATTTGACAATAATTGACCCGGATGAAGAGTATGTTGTGGATGTGAATAAATTCAGTTCAAAAAGTAAAAATTCGCCTTTTAACGGTTTTAAACTGCAAGGTACTGTTTATTATACCATTGTAAACGGCAATGTAGTGGTTAGGGAAAAAGTGTTGTTATAA
- a CDS encoding aspartate carbamoyltransferase catalytic subunit — MVLKSKDLLGLKELTAEEIEYILNTAKTMKYILISKNKKTPHLQGKSIVTLFYENSTRTRLSFELASKYMSASSANVSASSSSVAKGETLIDTAKTIDMMGTDVIIIRHPMSGAPHLIAKNINASVINAGDGMNEHPTQALLDMFTIVEKKGSLKGLKVAIIGDIYHSRVARSNIYGMTKLGAEVCVAGPATLLPPEIEKLGVKAFNTVQEALIDADVVMGLRIQLERQKKGLFPSIREYSRFFGLDEKRLKLAKEDALIMHPGPVNRGVELSSGVVDCEKSLINEQVTNGVAVRMALLYLLTRRDSVENIN, encoded by the coding sequence ATGGTTTTAAAGTCAAAAGATTTATTGGGCCTTAAGGAACTTACAGCAGAAGAGATTGAATACATTTTAAACACAGCAAAGACGATGAAGTATATCCTTATTTCAAAAAACAAAAAGACTCCGCATCTTCAGGGAAAATCCATTGTCACTTTGTTTTATGAGAACAGCACAAGGACGAGACTATCTTTTGAACTGGCATCAAAGTATATGAGTGCAAGTTCCGCCAATGTTTCAGCTTCAAGCAGCAGTGTTGCTAAGGGTGAGACTTTGATTGATACTGCCAAGACCATAGATATGATGGGGACCGATGTTATTATTATAAGACATCCAATGTCGGGAGCACCGCATCTTATTGCAAAAAATATAAACGCATCGGTTATTAATGCAGGAGACGGTATGAATGAGCATCCTACTCAAGCATTGCTTGACATGTTTACCATAGTTGAGAAAAAGGGCAGTCTCAAAGGACTGAAAGTGGCAATTATAGGAGATATATATCACAGCAGGGTTGCCAGGAGCAATATATATGGAATGACAAAGCTTGGCGCCGAAGTTTGTGTTGCCGGACCAGCCACCCTTTTGCCACCGGAGATCGAAAAACTTGGAGTTAAGGCCTTTAATACAGTTCAGGAGGCATTGATTGATGCTGATGTGGTTATGGGGCTTAGAATCCAGCTGGAAAGACAGAAAAAAGGTTTGTTTCCAAGTATACGTGAATATTCGAGATTTTTCGGTCTTGATGAGAAACGTTTAAAACTTGCAAAGGAAGATGCTTTGATTATGCATCCCGGACCTGTAAACAGGGGTGTTGAGTTGTCTTCCGGTGTCGTAGACTGCGAAAAGTCTCTTATAAATGAACAGGTTACAAATGGAGTGGCGGTCAGAATGGCACTATTGTATCTTTTGACAAGGAGGGATTCTGTTGAGAACATTAATTAA